A single region of the Carassius auratus strain Wakin unplaced genomic scaffold, ASM336829v1 scaf_tig00013616, whole genome shotgun sequence genome encodes:
- the LOC113074082 gene encoding calcium-binding protein 39-like, which yields MPLFGKSHKNPTEIVKTLKDNLSILVKQDKKTEKASEEVSKCLVAMKEILYGTNDKEPHTETVAQLAQELYNSGLLITLVENLQVIDFEGKKDVCQIFNNILRRQIGTRSPTVEYFCSHQEVLFILLKGYETPQVALNCGIMLRECIRHEPLAKIVLHSEHFKDFFGYVEMSTFDIASDAFATFKDLLTRHKVLVAEFLEQNYDAVFDNYEKLLHSENYVTKRQSLKLLGELLLDRHNFTVMTRYISKPENLKLMMNLLRDKSPNIQFEAFHVFKVFVANPNKTQPIVDILLKNQTKLIDFLSNFQKDRTDDEQFNDEKTYLVKQIRDLKKPAS from the exons ATGCCACTGTTTGGTAAATCTCACAAGAACCCCACAGAAATTGTGAAGACCCTGAAGGACAACCTCTCAATCCTGGTCAAGCAGGACAAGAAGACAGAGAAG gCTTCAGAGGAGGTGTCGAAATGTTTAGTCGCGATGAAGGAGATCCTGTACGGCACAAATGACAAGGAGCCACACACAGAAACGGTGGCCCAACTGGCCCAAGAGCTCTACAACAGCGGCCTGCTCATCACACTGGTGGAAAACCTGCAGGTCATCGATTTTGAG GGTAAAAAGGACGTTTGTCAGATCTTCAACAACATCCTGCGCAGGCAGATCGGGACCCGCAGCCCAACGGTGGAATATTTCTGCTCTCATCAGGAAGTTCTTTTCATCTTACTCAAAGG GTATGAGACTCCTCAGGTAGCATTGAATTGTGGGATTATGCTGCGTGAGTGCATCCGGCATGAACCTCTCGCCAAAATTGTCCTCCACTCTGAacactttaaagattttttcGGCTATGTGGAGATGTCCACGTTTGACATTGCCTCTGACGCGTTTGCCACCTTCAAG gacctgCTCACAAGACACAAGGTTCTGGTGGCGGAATTTTTAGAACAGAACTATGACGCG GTTTTTGATAACTATGAGAAACTGCTTCACTCTGAGAACTACGTGACCAAGAGACAGTCGTTGAAG CTGCTGGGTGAACTGCTCCTGGACAGACACAACTTCACAGTCATGACTCGGTACATCAGTAAACCAGAGAACCTGAAGCTCATGATGAACCTCCTGAGAGACAAGAGCCCCAACATTCAGTTTGAGGCTTTCCATGTCTTCAAG GTGTTTGTGGCCAATCCAAATAAAACTCAGCCCATCGTAGACATTCTATTGAAGAACCAAACGAAACTCATCGACTTCCTTAGCAACTTTCAGAAGGACCGCACCGACGACGAGCAGTTTAACGACGAGAAGACGTACCTCGTCAAACAAATACGAGACCTAAAGAAGCCAGCCTCCTAA